One stretch of Syntrophales bacterium DNA includes these proteins:
- the rpoC gene encoding DNA-directed RNA polymerase subunit beta' translates to MEDIFSFFEKPKDPVRFNAIKMSIASPERILSWSQGEVKKPETINYRTFKPEKDGLFCAKIFGPVKDYECLCGRYKRMKHRGVVCEKCGVEVIQSKVRRERMGHITLSAPVAHIWFLKSLPSRIGNVLDLTLKELERVLYFECWIVLDPKDTPLKKKEILSEESYAELKEEYGPDAFEAGIGAEAVRKLLEEVDIDGLDEELRLELKAATSETKKKKLLKRLKVVEALRKSGNKPEWMILTALPVIPPELRPLVPLDGGRFATSDLNDLYRRVINRNNRLKRLQELSAPEIIIRNEKRMLQESVDVLFDNGRRGRAITGSNKRPLRSLSDMLKGKQGRFRQNLLGKRVDYSGRSVITVGPDLRLHQCGLPKKMALELFKPFIYNRLQERGYVTTVKSAKRMVERETPEVWDALDEVVREYPVILNRAPTLHRLGMQAFEPVLIEGKAIQLHPLVCPAFNADFDGDQMAVHVPLSIEAQTEARVLMMSTNNILSPANGKPIIVPGQDIVLGIYYLTRSQDRVMGEGMIFSGTDEVRNAFDSGVIDLHAKIKVRIGGTLTDTTTGRVLLYEIVPEEIPFDIINKVMSKRMLADLIDYCYRSCGDKVTVLLADRLKDLGFKVATMSGASFAVDNMMIPSSKKEIVAKADHDVLEIQKQYMDGLITDGERYNKVIDIWAQATEKVAAEMLGCIGTKEVIGPDNEKIKIKSFNPIYMMADSGARGSAAQIRQLAGMRGLMAKPSGEIIETPITANFREGLSVLQYFISTHGARKGLADTALKTANSGYLTRRLVDVAQDCIITEEDCGTIDGIYVSALSEGGEIIEAAGERVLGRVALDDIKDPFTAEIIVKANQEIEEALVDKIDRAGIERIKIRSVLTCKSKQGVCARCYGRDLSHGHLVNIGETVGIIAAQSIGEPGTQLTMRTFHIGGTAKFEEHSTLEARHSGTIKFVDLNTVKGKEKQLVVMNRSGEIHVLDEKQRSRGRYPVPYGAHVKVDDGYEIKEGELIAQWDPFSIPILSEVDGTIKFGDIVEGVTMKEQVDTVTGLSRKVVVESKDSNLRPRISLKDKDGKTVKLPGTNAIARYQLSVGVNIVVSEGQQVKAGDIITKVPRETTKTKDITGGLPRVAELFEARKPKEYAVITEIDGVVSFGKDVKGKRKVVIAPDVGDKREYLISKGKHISVQEGDRVVAGEPLMGGAQNPHDLLAIKGEKELARYLVDEVQEVYRLQGVKINDKHIEIIVRQMLRRIKVTKPGDTSFLTDEQVEKHLFEEENEKVIAQEGNPAIGEPVLLGITKASLSTGSFISAASFQETTRVLTEASLSGRVDYLRGLKENVIMGRLIPAGTGVGVYRKLGIATEVEDELEQITEKVDKKTLDMQVAN, encoded by the coding sequence TCGCAGAGAAAGAATGGGACATATAACCTTATCAGCACCTGTAGCCCATATCTGGTTTCTGAAGAGTCTTCCCAGCCGAATAGGTAATGTACTCGATTTGACGCTTAAGGAACTGGAGAGAGTGCTCTATTTTGAATGCTGGATCGTGTTGGATCCTAAAGACACGCCTTTGAAAAAGAAGGAAATACTTTCTGAGGAGAGTTATGCGGAATTGAAGGAGGAGTATGGCCCGGACGCCTTTGAGGCAGGGATAGGCGCTGAAGCTGTTAGAAAACTTCTGGAAGAAGTTGACATAGATGGATTGGATGAAGAACTCAGATTAGAATTAAAAGCAGCAACATCTGAAACCAAAAAGAAGAAGTTATTAAAGAGGCTAAAAGTTGTTGAAGCACTTAGGAAATCGGGAAATAAACCAGAATGGATGATTCTGACAGCTTTACCGGTAATTCCTCCAGAGCTCCGGCCTCTGGTTCCCCTGGATGGCGGCCGTTTTGCCACGTCTGATCTCAACGATCTTTACAGAAGGGTTATTAACAGGAACAACCGCCTGAAACGTTTGCAGGAACTCTCTGCACCGGAAATTATCATAAGAAACGAGAAAAGGATGCTTCAGGAATCTGTAGACGTCCTCTTTGACAATGGCAGGAGAGGAAGGGCCATTACCGGTTCCAACAAGAGACCTCTTAGATCACTGTCGGATATGCTGAAGGGGAAGCAGGGAAGGTTTAGACAGAATCTCCTCGGCAAGAGGGTTGATTACTCAGGAAGATCCGTTATTACTGTAGGACCCGACCTTAGATTGCATCAATGTGGACTTCCTAAAAAGATGGCGTTGGAGCTCTTCAAGCCATTCATTTACAACAGGCTCCAGGAGAGGGGTTATGTTACCACCGTGAAGAGCGCTAAAAGGATGGTTGAAAGGGAGACCCCGGAGGTATGGGATGCATTAGATGAAGTTGTCCGTGAATATCCCGTTATACTTAATAGAGCCCCGACTTTACACAGGCTTGGCATGCAGGCTTTTGAACCTGTGCTTATAGAAGGAAAGGCGATACAGCTTCATCCTCTGGTCTGCCCCGCATTCAATGCTGATTTCGATGGTGACCAGATGGCAGTGCATGTACCTTTATCTATCGAAGCACAAACAGAAGCCAGGGTTCTTATGATGTCGACAAATAACATTCTCTCACCGGCTAATGGTAAACCGATTATTGTTCCCGGTCAGGATATTGTCCTCGGGATTTATTATCTGACCAGGTCCCAAGACCGTGTTATGGGAGAGGGAATGATCTTTTCAGGTACCGACGAGGTGAGAAATGCCTTTGATTCCGGTGTGATTGATCTTCATGCGAAGATTAAAGTTAGAATTGGGGGAACGCTAACGGATACAACGACAGGTAGAGTTTTACTTTATGAAATTGTTCCTGAAGAAATTCCCTTTGATATCATTAATAAAGTTATGAGCAAGAGAATGTTGGCAGACCTTATTGATTATTGTTACAGGTCTTGTGGGGATAAGGTAACGGTTTTGCTGGCGGATAGATTGAAGGATCTTGGGTTCAAGGTCGCTACGATGTCTGGTGCGTCTTTTGCGGTTGATAATATGATGATACCTTCCAGTAAAAAGGAGATTGTTGCAAAAGCTGACCATGATGTTTTGGAAATTCAGAAACAGTACATGGACGGTCTTATTACAGATGGAGAACGTTATAACAAAGTCATAGACATCTGGGCTCAGGCTACTGAGAAGGTTGCTGCTGAGATGCTCGGATGTATCGGAACGAAAGAGGTGATAGGGCCGGATAATGAAAAGATAAAAATAAAAAGCTTTAATCCTATTTATATGATGGCTGATTCGGGTGCGAGGGGAAGTGCTGCGCAGATAAGACAGCTTGCAGGTATGAGAGGGTTAATGGCGAAACCATCCGGTGAGATTATTGAGACGCCGATTACTGCAAATTTCAGGGAAGGTCTATCTGTTCTCCAATATTTTATTTCTACACACGGTGCCAGGAAAGGTCTTGCTGATACTGCACTTAAGACGGCAAATTCCGGGTATCTTACCAGGAGACTTGTCGATGTGGCTCAGGACTGTATTATTACTGAAGAAGATTGTGGAACGATCGATGGCATCTATGTTTCTGCTCTATCGGAAGGCGGGGAGATAATAGAAGCTGCCGGTGAGCGTGTTCTGGGGAGGGTTGCCTTGGATGATATCAAGGATCCTTTTACAGCAGAAATCATAGTGAAGGCGAATCAGGAAATTGAAGAAGCGCTCGTCGATAAAATTGACCGGGCAGGTATAGAGAGGATCAAAATACGATCCGTTCTGACGTGCAAGTCAAAACAGGGAGTATGTGCCCGGTGTTACGGTCGGGATCTTTCCCATGGACACTTGGTGAATATTGGTGAAACGGTCGGTATTATTGCAGCCCAATCTATTGGTGAACCTGGAACCCAGCTGACTATGCGAACTTTTCATATTGGCGGTACCGCAAAGTTTGAGGAACACTCTACCCTGGAGGCGAGGCATTCGGGTACCATAAAATTCGTCGATCTCAATACGGTTAAGGGCAAAGAAAAACAGCTTGTGGTGATGAACAGAAGCGGAGAAATCCATGTCCTGGATGAGAAACAGAGAAGCCGTGGTAGATATCCTGTTCCATATGGGGCACACGTAAAGGTGGATGATGGTTATGAGATAAAAGAAGGAGAACTGATTGCACAATGGGATCCCTTTTCAATACCAATTCTTTCAGAGGTTGATGGAACAATTAAGTTCGGAGATATTGTTGAAGGGGTGACCATGAAGGAACAGGTTGATACGGTGACCGGTCTTTCCAGAAAAGTTGTTGTTGAATCTAAGGATTCAAATTTACGTCCGAGGATTTCGTTAAAAGATAAAGACGGAAAAACGGTTAAGCTGCCGGGAACGAATGCAATTGCAAGGTACCAACTTTCGGTTGGCGTAAACATTGTTGTGTCGGAAGGTCAGCAGGTAAAGGCAGGTGACATTATTACAAAGGTTCCCAGAGAGACCACAAAGACAAAGGATATTACCGGTGGTCTTCCCAGGGTGGCGGAGCTTTTTGAAGCGAGAAAACCGAAGGAATATGCTGTAATAACGGAAATTGACGGGGTGGTTTCGTTCGGTAAAGATGTAAAGGGAAAAAGAAAGGTTGTTATAGCCCCTGATGTTGGTGATAAAAGAGAATACCTGATTTCCAAGGGAAAACATATAAGTGTACAGGAAGGTGACAGGGTTGTGGCCGGTGAACCTCTGATGGGTGGTGCGCAAAACCCCCATGATCTTCTTGCTATTAAAGGAGAAAAAGAATTAGCCAGGTACTTAGTTGATGAAGTGCAAGAAGTTTATAGGCTACAGGGCGTCAAAATTAATGACAAACACATAGAAATTATTGTGCGCCAGATGCTTCGCAGAATTAAAGTAACAAAACCGGGCGATACATCTTTCCTTACGGATGAGCAGGTGGAAAAACATCTATTCGAGGAAGAAAATGAAAAAGTTATAGCCCAGGAAGGTAACCCGGCTATAGGTGAGCCGGTTCTTTTGGGGATTACCAAGGCATCTCTGAGTACAGGGAGCTTTATTTCGGCAGCGTCTTTTCAGGAGACGACACGCGTTCTTACAGAGGCCAGCCTGTCCGGGAGAGTGGATTATCTCAGGGGGCTCAAGGAAAATGTTATAATGGGGAGGTTAATCCCGGCGGGAACAGGTGTTGGCGTGTATAGGAAATTAGGGATCGCAACTGAAGTTGAGGATGAGTTAGAACAAATAACCGAAAAAGTAGATAAGAAAACACTTGACATGCAAGTTGCTAATTGA
- the rpsL gene encoding 30S ribosomal protein S12 — translation MPTINQLVRKGRTKIKKKVTTPALAGCPQRRGVCIRVYTSTPKKPNSALRKVARVRLTSGYEVTSYIPGMGHNLQEHSVVLVRGGRVKDLPGVRYQVIRGTLDTMGVQDRKTSRSKYGVKKPG, via the coding sequence ATGCCTACAATAAATCAGCTGGTTCGTAAAGGTCGGACGAAGATAAAAAAGAAAGTCACAACACCTGCGCTTGCCGGTTGTCCACAGAGAAGAGGAGTCTGCATCAGGGTTTATACTTCAACACCTAAGAAACCTAATTCTGCATTGAGAAAAGTGGCAAGGGTGCGTCTTACCAGTGGCTACGAGGTGACCTCATATATACCGGGAATGGGACATAATCTCCAGGAGCACTCTGTTGTCCTTGTAAGGGGAGGCAGGGTCAAGGATCTTCCCGGGGTTAGGTATCAGGTAATAAGGGGCACACTCGATACCATGGGTGTCCAGGACAGGAAAACAAGTAGATCGAAATACGGAGTCAAAAAACCAGGTTAA
- the rpsG gene encoding 30S ribosomal protein S7, which produces MPRRREIAKREILPDSKYNSELVAKFVNNLLSKGKKSIAESILYGAFDIIEEKTKDLPIEVFEKAVNNVKPVIEVKSRRVGGSTYQVPTEVRQVRRVSLGIKWLIDNARKRAGKSMKEKLAAELIDAANGRGATVKKKEDVHKMAEANKAFAHYRF; this is translated from the coding sequence ATGCCGAGAAGAAGAGAGATAGCAAAGAGAGAAATTCTGCCGGATTCCAAGTATAATAGTGAACTCGTGGCAAAATTCGTTAACAATCTGTTATCGAAAGGGAAAAAGAGTATTGCCGAATCTATCCTCTATGGAGCTTTTGATATTATTGAAGAGAAGACAAAAGACTTGCCTATCGAAGTTTTTGAGAAGGCTGTAAATAATGTAAAACCTGTTATAGAAGTAAAATCGAGGCGGGTAGGAGGATCCACTTATCAGGTGCCGACGGAAGTACGACAGGTCAGAAGAGTTTCTCTGGGGATTAAGTGGTTGATAGATAATGCAAGAAAACGTGCCGGTAAAAGCATGAAAGAGAAGTTAGCTGCCGAACTGATAGATGCCGCCAATGGCAGAGGAGCCACTGTCAAAAAGAAAGAGGATGTCCACAAAATGGCTGAGGCAAATAAAGCCTTTGCTCATTACAGGTTTTAA
- the fusA gene encoding elongation factor G → MARVVPLNHIRNIGIMAHIDAGKTTTTERILYYTQESYKMGEVHDGTAVMDWMEQEQERGITITSAATTCTWANSQINIIDTPGHVDFTAEVERSLRILDGAVTLFCAVGGVEPQSEAVWRQADRYRVPRIAFVNKMDRVGADFIKVVSAIRERLGTNPLPIQLPIGGESKFRGIVDLVRMRAVIYDEDSLGSNFSVEEIPPEMVDTAGEYREKLIECLADYDEGLMKKYLDEEALSHEEIAKVIREATLSLKVIPVLCGSAFKNKGVQPLLDAVVDFLPSPLDRPTVVGKDVDGRDVERTASDDSPFSALVFKIVTDPFVGQLTYFRVYSGVLRAGSNVYNASTMRKERIGRLLKMHADKREEIKEVRTGDIAAAVGLDSSTTGDTITDTGHPLRLETLEFPEPVIAIAIEPKTKADEEKLGDALRKITREDPSFKVKLDRETGQTLISGMGELHLEIIVDRLSREFGLGANIGSPQVAYKETIRKNVRSEGKFVKQSGGRGQYGHVWLEIEPGEIGQGFEFRNKIVGGVIPREYIPAVEKGIVEAMENGILAGFPVVDVVVSLVDGSFHEVDSSEVAFKMAGSIGFKNGVKRAHPVLLEPIMSVEIIVPKEYMGDVIGNLGSRRGKIVSIESRPDSEAIHAEVPLAEMFGYATDLRSKTQGRATYTMQLLNYNTVSEGLAKDIIEEKLN, encoded by the coding sequence TTGGCACGTGTAGTTCCCTTAAATCATATTCGTAATATCGGCATTATGGCTCATATAGATGCCGGGAAAACCACTACGACAGAGCGGATATTATATTATACCCAGGAATCCTATAAAATGGGAGAAGTTCATGATGGTACGGCCGTCATGGACTGGATGGAGCAGGAACAGGAAAGAGGTATTACGATAACCTCTGCGGCAACTACATGTACCTGGGCAAATAGTCAAATAAATATAATAGATACGCCGGGTCATGTTGATTTTACGGCAGAAGTTGAAAGATCTTTGAGAATTTTAGATGGTGCTGTTACGCTTTTCTGTGCTGTGGGTGGTGTAGAACCTCAGTCAGAGGCTGTCTGGAGGCAAGCCGATAGATACCGTGTTCCACGTATCGCATTTGTCAATAAGATGGACAGAGTCGGCGCGGATTTTATTAAGGTTGTTTCAGCCATCAGAGAGAGGCTCGGTACGAATCCACTTCCGATACAGCTTCCGATAGGAGGAGAAAGTAAATTCAGGGGGATTGTTGACCTTGTCCGCATGCGGGCTGTTATCTATGACGAAGATTCACTGGGAAGTAATTTTAGCGTGGAAGAAATTCCACCTGAGATGGTAGATACCGCCGGTGAGTATAGAGAAAAACTCATTGAGTGCCTTGCCGATTATGACGAGGGCTTGATGAAGAAATATTTGGATGAAGAAGCTCTTTCACATGAAGAAATAGCAAAAGTTATTAGAGAAGCAACCCTGTCTTTAAAAGTAATACCGGTTTTATGTGGCTCTGCGTTTAAGAACAAGGGTGTTCAGCCTCTTCTGGATGCGGTGGTAGATTTTCTTCCATCCCCCTTGGACAGACCTACGGTGGTGGGAAAGGATGTGGATGGAAGGGATGTAGAAAGGACCGCCAGTGATGATTCGCCATTTTCGGCTCTTGTCTTCAAGATTGTAACCGATCCATTTGTTGGTCAATTGACATACTTCAGAGTTTATTCCGGCGTTTTGAGAGCGGGCTCTAATGTGTATAATGCCTCGACAATGAGGAAAGAGAGAATTGGACGACTGCTCAAAATGCATGCCGATAAAAGAGAAGAGATCAAGGAAGTTCGCACCGGTGATATTGCTGCAGCAGTTGGGTTGGATTCATCCACTACGGGTGATACGATAACCGATACTGGTCATCCGTTGAGACTTGAAACGCTTGAATTTCCGGAGCCGGTTATCGCTATAGCAATAGAGCCTAAAACGAAGGCAGATGAAGAGAAGCTGGGTGATGCTCTGCGGAAGATTACTCGGGAGGATCCTTCCTTTAAGGTGAAACTGGATAGAGAGACCGGGCAGACGCTGATTTCCGGGATGGGGGAATTACATCTCGAAATTATTGTTGACAGGCTTTCCAGGGAGTTTGGTCTCGGGGCAAATATCGGCAGTCCACAGGTAGCTTACAAAGAAACGATCCGAAAAAATGTCAGATCTGAAGGGAAGTTTGTGAAACAGTCCGGAGGCAGAGGGCAATATGGTCATGTGTGGCTGGAGATTGAACCTGGTGAAATTGGGCAGGGTTTTGAATTCCGGAATAAAATTGTTGGGGGTGTTATTCCGCGAGAATATATACCGGCAGTAGAAAAAGGAATTGTTGAGGCAATGGAAAATGGAATACTCGCTGGTTTTCCCGTTGTTGATGTGGTAGTAAGCCTGGTTGACGGATCTTTTCATGAAGTTGATTCATCGGAAGTGGCATTTAAGATGGCCGGTTCAATAGGATTTAAAAATGGCGTGAAAAGGGCTCATCCGGTGCTTCTGGAACCGATTATGTCTGTTGAAATAATAGTTCCTAAGGAATATATGGGAGATGTGATCGGCAATCTTGGTTCCAGGAGAGGAAAGATTGTCAGTATTGAATCGAGACCGGATTCAGAAGCGATACATGCAGAGGTTCCTCTGGCTGAGATGTTTGGCTATGCAACTGATCTGCGATCTAAAACTCAGGGAAGGGCTACCTATACGATGCAATTACTTAATTATAACACGGTGTCTGAGGGGTTAGCGAAAGATATAATTGAGGAAAAGTTAAATTGA
- the tuf gene encoding elongation factor Tu: MAKKKFARTKPHVNIGTIGHVDHGKTTLTSAITKHLAKKGLAEYMSFDAIDNAPEEKERGVTINIAHVEYETAKRHYAHIDCPGHADYIKNMISGAAHMDGTILVVAASDGPMPQTREHILLARQVQVPYVVIYMNKVDLVDDPELLDLVELELRELLTEYDFPGDDIPIIRGSALKALESEDPDSEDAKSIWELLDAVDSYIPEPVRDLDKPFLMPIGDVFSISGRGTVVTGRADRGIVRTGDDVEIVGIRPTFKTVCTGVEMFRKTLDEGRAGDDVGVLLRGTKRDEVERGQVVAKPGSITPHTKFKAAVYILAKEEGGRHTPFFSGYRPQFYFRTTDVTGIATLPEGVEMVMPGDNVNMEIELITPIAMEEQLRFAIREGGRTVGAGVVSEIIE, encoded by the coding sequence ATGGCCAAGAAAAAATTTGCAAGGACGAAACCGCATGTAAATATAGGAACAATAGGTCATGTGGATCATGGGAAGACAACACTTACCTCTGCAATTACAAAGCATCTGGCCAAAAAAGGGCTTGCAGAATATATGTCTTTCGATGCGATCGATAATGCTCCTGAAGAAAAGGAAAGAGGTGTTACAATTAATATTGCCCATGTGGAGTATGAAACGGCCAAAAGACATTATGCCCACATTGACTGTCCGGGCCATGCCGACTATATAAAAAATATGATTTCGGGGGCGGCCCACATGGATGGTACCATTCTGGTAGTGGCTGCGTCGGATGGGCCTATGCCTCAAACGAGAGAACATATCCTCCTTGCAAGGCAGGTTCAGGTTCCATATGTCGTGATTTATATGAACAAGGTTGATCTGGTTGATGATCCGGAACTGCTTGATCTGGTAGAACTTGAACTGAGGGAACTCCTCACTGAATATGATTTTCCGGGAGATGATATTCCGATTATCAGAGGATCGGCTCTGAAGGCTCTCGAGAGTGAGGATCCGGACTCTGAAGATGCTAAGTCTATCTGGGAATTGTTGGATGCTGTTGACTCCTACATTCCAGAACCTGTTCGTGATCTGGACAAACCGTTTCTAATGCCGATTGGGGATGTTTTCAGTATATCCGGTCGAGGTACCGTAGTTACCGGAAGAGCTGACCGGGGTATTGTCAGGACTGGAGATGATGTGGAAATAGTTGGTATCAGGCCTACTTTTAAGACTGTGTGTACCGGTGTCGAGATGTTCCGTAAGACATTAGATGAGGGAAGAGCTGGCGATGATGTGGGTGTACTCCTTAGGGGTACTAAGCGGGATGAGGTAGAAAGAGGGCAGGTTGTAGCAAAGCCTGGTTCCATTACCCCTCACACAAAATTTAAAGCAGCGGTTTATATTCTTGCCAAGGAAGAGGGAGGGAGACATACTCCTTTCTTTTCCGGTTATAGACCTCAGTTTTATTTCAGGACAACGGACGTGACGGGCATTGCTACACTGCCCGAGGGAGTAGAGATGGTCATGCCCGGTGATAATGTAAACATGGAAATTGAACTTATTACTCCTATAGCTATGGAGGAACAACTCAGATTTGCTATTCGTGAAGGTGGGAGAACTGTTGGCGCTGGTGTTGTAAGCGAGATTATAGAATAG
- the rpsJ gene encoding 30S ribosomal protein S10 codes for MENQKIRIRLKAYDYKLLDRSVEDIVGTAKRTGARVAGPIPLPTVINKYCVNRSPHVDKKSREQFEIRTHKRLIDIIEPTQATVDALMKLDLSAGVDVEIKL; via the coding sequence ATGGAAAATCAAAAAATAAGAATTCGACTAAAAGCTTATGATTATAAGTTGCTGGATCGATCTGTTGAAGATATTGTTGGTACGGCAAAAAGAACAGGTGCTCGCGTAGCCGGCCCCATACCTTTGCCTACAGTGATAAATAAGTACTGTGTCAACAGATCACCTCACGTTGACAAGAAATCAAGGGAACAATTTGAGATCAGAACGCATAAAAGGCTGATTGATATTATTGAACCTACGCAGGCGACTGTAGATGCTCTTATGAAGCTGGATCTCTCGGCGGGTGTTGATGTTGAAATAAAATTATAG
- the rplC gene encoding 50S ribosomal protein L3, whose translation MEKGLIGRKLGMTQVFSGDGMVIPVTVIEMGPCVITQKKTKEIDGYDALQLGFGQKKQKNVTKPIQGHLKKTGSGFPRILREFRIMSPEGYEEGQELKVDIFEVGDYVDVVGVSKGRGFAGVVKRYGFKGGRATHGSMFHRAPGSIGASAYPSRVFKGKKLPGHMGDKRKTIQNLVVVGIRPNENLILIKGSVPGSRNGIVLVKNSIKKHG comes from the coding sequence ATGGAAAAGGGACTTATAGGCAGAAAATTAGGCATGACGCAGGTATTTTCAGGAGATGGAATGGTTATTCCGGTTACAGTTATCGAAATGGGTCCCTGCGTAATTACACAGAAAAAAACCAAAGAAATTGATGGATACGATGCCCTGCAGTTGGGTTTTGGGCAGAAGAAACAAAAAAACGTTACCAAGCCGATACAAGGACACTTAAAAAAAACAGGCAGTGGTTTTCCCCGGATTTTGAGGGAGTTCAGGATAATGTCCCCTGAAGGTTATGAAGAAGGTCAAGAGCTGAAAGTTGATATTTTTGAAGTAGGCGACTATGTTGATGTAGTTGGAGTGAGCAAAGGGAGAGGGTTTGCGGGTGTTGTAAAGAGATATGGTTTTAAAGGGGGTAGAGCTACCCATGGTTCTATGTTTCACAGGGCACCGGGATCTATAGGAGCCAGTGCATATCCTTCAAGGGTTTTTAAGGGGAAAAAGCTTCCAGGACATATGGGTGATAAGAGAAAAACGATACAAAATCTTGTGGTAGTAGGGATTAGACCGAATGAAAATTTGATACTGATTAAAGGTTCGGTTCCAGGAAGCAGGAACGGTATTGTTTTGGTTAAGAATTCGATTAAAAAGCATGGTTAA
- the rplD gene encoding 50S ribosomal protein L4 codes for MPGFNVYDIEKNKVSEIELSDSIFGVEIQDALIYEVVKMQMAARRLGTSSTKGRSDVRGGGRKPWRQKGTGRARAGTIRSPIWRGGGVTFGPKPRDYSFRVPKKMRRAALMSALSMKAKEERILILRDFPMDEIKTKKFKEVIDRFGLKSALFVLDKSNPVLEKSSRNLKEIKMMRTEGVNVYDLLKYDSLVLLEPAVKMIEGAMLS; via the coding sequence ATGCCGGGTTTTAATGTTTATGATATTGAGAAGAACAAGGTTTCTGAAATAGAACTCAGTGATTCTATCTTTGGTGTAGAAATACAGGATGCCCTTATCTACGAGGTTGTGAAAATGCAGATGGCTGCGAGGCGGCTAGGTACATCCTCGACAAAGGGTAGGAGCGATGTCAGGGGAGGCGGTAGAAAACCTTGGCGGCAGAAAGGGACAGGAAGAGCGAGAGCAGGAACTATAAGATCCCCTATCTGGAGGGGTGGTGGGGTCACGTTTGGCCCCAAACCGAGGGATTATTCTTTTAGGGTACCAAAGAAGATGAGAAGAGCCGCTCTTATGTCTGCCCTGAGCATGAAAGCTAAAGAAGAGAGAATATTGATTCTTAGAGATTTTCCCATGGATGAGATAAAGACAAAGAAGTTCAAAGAAGTAATAGATAGATTCGGATTAAAAAGTGCTCTCTTTGTTCTGGATAAATCAAATCCTGTCTTGGAGAAATCTTCAAGAAACCTCAAAGAAATAAAGATGATGAGAACAGAAGGAGTTAATGTATATGACCTTCTAAAGTATGATAGCCTCGTTTTGTTAGAACCGGCTGTCAAGATGATTGAAGGAGCAATGCTTTCATAA
- a CDS encoding 50S ribosomal protein L23, whose amino-acid sequence MDIYFIIKKPIITEKSTIARDEENKYFFEVDRRANKIEITKAVEKLFKVKVLNVSTINMLGKKKRMGKTVGKRSDWKKAIVTLASGDRIAIYEGV is encoded by the coding sequence ATGGATATATATTTTATTATAAAAAAACCGATTATTACAGAAAAAAGCACCATTGCAAGAGATGAAGAAAATAAATATTTCTTTGAGGTGGACCGTAGAGCAAATAAAATTGAGATCACCAAAGCAGTTGAAAAGCTTTTTAAAGTAAAAGTTTTAAATGTTTCTACGATAAATATGCTTGGCAAGAAGAAAAGGATGGGGAAAACTGTCGGTAAGAGGAGCGATTGGAAGAAGGCTATAGTTACTCTTGCTTCCGGTGATAGAATAGCAATCTATGAAGGGGTTTAG
- the rplB gene encoding 50S ribosomal protein L2 produces MAIKKYKPTSPGRRFQTCSSFEEITKTQPEKGLLQPLSRTGGRNNNGRITSWHIGGRHKRKYRIIDFKRDKIDVPARVASIEYDPNRSSRIALLNYFDGEKRYILAPVDLKVGDVIVSSENVEIKPGNVTTLKNIPPGSHLHNLELKIGKGGQMIRSAGAYGQIMAKEGKYAQVRLPSGEVRKVLLECKATIGQVGNIDHENISLGKAGRKRWLGRRPKVRGVAMNPVDHPHGGGEGKSSGGRHPVTPWGVPTKGYKTRRNRDSDKYIIRKRG; encoded by the coding sequence ATGGCAATTAAAAAGTATAAACCAACGTCGCCAGGCAGAAGGTTTCAGACCTGTTCATCGTTTGAGGAGATTACAAAGACTCAACCGGAAAAGGGACTTTTACAACCCCTGAGTCGAACCGGGGGAAGAAACAACAATGGAAGAATAACCAGCTGGCATATTGGTGGAAGACATAAGAGAAAATACAGGATAATAGATTTTAAGCGGGATAAAATTGATGTGCCGGCCAGGGTGGCTTCTATTGAATATGACCCCAATCGGTCTTCAAGAATAGCCCTTCTTAATTATTTTGATGGGGAAAAAAGATATATCCTTGCTCCAGTGGATCTTAAAGTGGGCGATGTTATTGTAAGCAGTGAAAATGTGGAAATAAAACCGGGTAACGTGACCACCCTTAAAAACATACCCCCCGGTTCTCATCTCCATAATTTGGAGTTAAAAATTGGTAAAGGGGGGCAGATGATTAGAAGCGCAGGCGCCTATGGTCAGATTATGGCGAAGGAAGGAAAATATGCGCAGGTTCGACTCCCCTCAGGGGAAGTAAGGAAGGTTTTATTAGAGTGTAAGGCCACAATCGGACAGGTTGGGAACATTGATCATGAGAATATAAGTTTGGGTAAGGCAGGCAGGAAGAGATGGCTGGGAAGACGCCCCAAAGTACGAGGCGTTGCAATGAATCCTGTTGATCATCCACATGGTGGAGGAGAGGGCAAGTCCTCCGGAGGAAGACATCCTGTAACACCATGGGGAGTTCCTACTAAAGGGTATAAAACGAGGAGAAACCGGGATTCAGACAAGTATATTATCAGGAAAAGGGGTTAA